One genomic segment of Rubripirellula tenax includes these proteins:
- the flhA gene encoding flagellar biosynthesis protein FlhA, whose protein sequence is MKYRDLVLPLGIIGCLVVILVPLPPALMDLLLAANITIGVIVLVTTIYISTPLEFSVFPSLLLATTLARLVLNVATTRLILTGADGKGLGAAGGVIESFGEFVAGDRIEVGVIIFVIIVLIQFIVITKGATRISEVAARFALDGMPGRQMAIDADLNAGLIDEKQAQSRREEVAGQADFYGAMDGASKFVRGDAVAGIVITFVNVIGGLYIGVMHAGMTVTEAAALFTKLTIGDGLVSQVPALLISLAAGLLVTRSAKKASLPTQFLQQLFGNPKALFVAGGFLMLLIITNLPAIPMATLGIGCIGLAVVMNRQTAKQGVDDASAAEAKRVAAAAPPEKRVEDFLSIDPMEISIGLGLLSLADPARGGDLMQRITGVRNAIAADIGVILPKVRVRDEMTLGQFEYEIRIQGNPIGQALLLPDRLLAIDSGHTTGVIDGEPTRDPTFGEPAVWIDPMRREQAAIYGYTTVEPGAVLATHLQELARRHADELLSRDATKHLIDELREASPTVVDELVPGLMKISDVQQVLHLLLREDVPIRQLGIIMETLGDFAGRTKDPVWLCEYVRHRLARTISSRYRDEQSRLHVLALDPAMEDRIAAGIEHNERGLFIRMSPAAIDTTCDKIREGVKKLVTAGRPPIVLVSPRIRPGLRQIAASALPRLRVLSYNEITQDTKIESHGVISDQ, encoded by the coding sequence ATGAAGTACCGCGACCTGGTGTTGCCCCTGGGCATCATCGGTTGCTTGGTCGTCATCCTCGTTCCGCTGCCACCGGCGCTGATGGACTTGTTGCTGGCTGCCAACATCACGATTGGTGTGATCGTCTTGGTGACGACGATTTACATCTCCACTCCGTTGGAGTTCAGCGTTTTTCCTTCCCTGCTGCTCGCCACAACATTGGCGCGGTTGGTGTTGAACGTTGCGACGACGCGATTGATTTTGACGGGTGCCGATGGCAAAGGGCTGGGCGCGGCCGGGGGAGTGATCGAGAGCTTTGGCGAATTCGTCGCTGGAGACCGAATTGAGGTCGGCGTGATCATTTTCGTGATCATCGTCTTGATTCAATTCATCGTGATCACCAAAGGTGCTACCCGGATCAGTGAAGTCGCCGCCCGATTTGCATTGGATGGGATGCCGGGTCGCCAAATGGCGATCGACGCCGATTTGAATGCTGGTTTGATCGACGAAAAACAAGCCCAATCACGTCGCGAAGAAGTTGCCGGCCAAGCCGACTTTTATGGGGCGATGGACGGTGCCAGTAAGTTTGTTCGCGGTGATGCGGTCGCCGGCATCGTGATCACGTTCGTCAACGTGATCGGCGGTCTGTACATCGGCGTCATGCACGCGGGCATGACCGTGACCGAAGCCGCAGCCCTATTCACGAAGTTAACGATTGGCGACGGACTGGTCAGCCAAGTGCCTGCTCTCTTGATCTCTTTGGCCGCTGGCTTGCTGGTCACACGGAGCGCAAAGAAGGCGAGCTTGCCAACTCAGTTCCTGCAACAATTGTTCGGCAATCCCAAAGCTCTGTTCGTTGCTGGCGGATTCCTGATGCTGTTGATCATCACCAACTTGCCTGCGATCCCAATGGCCACTCTTGGCATCGGATGCATCGGCTTGGCAGTGGTGATGAATCGTCAAACGGCCAAGCAGGGCGTCGACGACGCGAGCGCCGCCGAAGCGAAACGCGTTGCCGCAGCAGCGCCGCCCGAAAAACGCGTCGAAGATTTCTTGTCGATCGATCCCATGGAGATTTCCATTGGCTTGGGATTGCTCAGCCTCGCCGATCCGGCGCGCGGTGGCGACCTGATGCAGCGAATCACGGGCGTCCGCAATGCGATCGCCGCCGACATCGGCGTTATCCTGCCCAAGGTACGCGTTCGCGACGAAATGACGCTGGGCCAGTTCGAATACGAAATTCGAATCCAAGGCAATCCGATCGGACAGGCTTTATTGCTTCCCGATCGTTTGCTGGCGATCGACAGCGGCCACACGACGGGTGTCATCGACGGCGAACCCACTCGCGATCCAACCTTCGGCGAACCGGCCGTCTGGATCGATCCGATGCGCCGCGAACAAGCAGCAATCTATGGATACACAACGGTCGAACCGGGCGCGGTGCTGGCGACGCACTTGCAAGAACTGGCCCGTCGACACGCCGACGAACTCTTGTCGCGAGATGCGACGAAACACTTGATCGATGAATTGCGCGAAGCATCCCCGACCGTGGTGGACGAACTGGTCCCGGGCCTGATGAAAATCAGTGACGTTCAACAGGTTCTGCATCTGCTGCTTCGCGAAGACGTTCCCATTCGTCAGCTTGGCATCATCATGGAAACGCTTGGCGACTTTGCCGGCCGGACGAAAGATCCCGTTTGGCTTTGCGAATACGTTCGCCATCGTTTGGCAAGAACCATCAGCTCTCGGTATCGCGACGAGCAGAGCCGACTGCACGTCCTGGCGCTTGATCCGGCGATGGAAGATCGCATTGCCGCCGGAATCGAACACAACGAACGCGGATTGTTTATCCGAATGAGTCCTGCGGCCATCGATACGACTTGCGACAAGATTCGCGAAGGCGTTAAGAAGCTAGTCACGGCGGGTCGGCCACCGATCGTTCTGGTCAGTCCTCGAATTCGACCGGGGCTCCGACAAATTGCTGCGTCGGCATTGCCGCGACTGCGAGTCCTTTCGTACAACGAAATCACACAAGACACAAAAATCGAATCTCACGGCGTGATCAGCGACCAATAA